From Chryseobacterium sp. IHB B 17019, one genomic window encodes:
- the infB gene encoding translation initiation factor IF-2, whose translation MPKIRLNKAVKEFNISMSRLVEFLQAKGIEVESNPNAQLEEAAYSALEAEFAKDGEQRKASHEVVITKVPEEKLEIEKAPEVIRAKANKPETKILGKIDLESKQPEVEETPAPAPTPAPEPVVQEKKEEAAPAPEVKAAPEKQEFKVLDKIDLSQIESRNRPVKKDKPKTEEKKAEEKPVVEEKVKETPKPPVVEAPAKPAEVKAAEPAKIEEESQEPQKIETVYQKLDGPKIVGEKIDLSQFADKSKGGAKKKRKRIEKPGGPNQQGGNNNNQTGQGNRPQGQGGQNRPQGQGGQAAGGNRFGNNQGGQNRPQGQGGQAAGGNRFGNNTGNRPPGQGAPGNRPQGQGGQGGNRFGNNRPGQRTMPVELTDEQVKNQIKETLEKLTNKGGKSKSAKHRKDKRNYRREQDERQQEIDAADRTLKVTEFITVGELASLMNVSPTEVISACFSLGVMVTMNQRLEADTLLLVADEFGYKIEFSDADLEESDAEDEIDNEEDLTSRAPIVTVMGHVDHGKTSLLDYVRKTNVIAGESGGITQHIGAYNVKLENGQRITFLDTPGHEAFTAMRARGAQITDIAIIVIAADDDVMPQTKEAISHAQAAGVPMIIALNKVDRPNANPDNIRQQLSGMNILVEEWGGNVQAQEISAKFGNNMDVLLEKVLLQAEMLDLKANPNRNAQGVVIEASLDKGRGYVATMLVQTGTLRVGDYVVAGKNHGKVKAMLDERGRNLTEAGPSIPVTILGLDGAPTAGDKFKVYEDESEAKTIANKREQLQRELSIRTKKHTTLEELGRRIALGDFKELNIILKGDVDGSVEALSDQLQRLSTAEINVNILHKGVGQITESDVNLAAASDAIIIGFNVRAGANAKDLADREEIEIRNYSVIYAAIEEVKEAMEGMLSPEIKEQVIGNVEIREVFKISKVGTIAGCMVLSGKVTRQSKVRVLRDGIVKFDGELESLKRFKDDVKEVTKGYECGLNLKGYNDIEVGDILEVYEEVAVKKKLK comes from the coding sequence ATGCCAAAAATAAGATTAAATAAAGCGGTTAAGGAATTCAATATTTCGATGTCCAGATTAGTAGAATTTTTACAGGCTAAGGGTATCGAGGTTGAAAGCAATCCTAACGCTCAATTAGAAGAAGCGGCATATTCTGCATTGGAGGCTGAGTTTGCCAAAGACGGCGAACAACGTAAAGCTTCCCATGAGGTGGTGATCACAAAGGTTCCGGAAGAAAAACTGGAAATTGAGAAAGCCCCTGAAGTAATAAGAGCTAAAGCTAATAAACCAGAAACTAAAATTTTAGGTAAAATAGATCTTGAATCTAAACAGCCTGAAGTGGAAGAAACTCCTGCTCCAGCTCCGACTCCTGCACCAGAGCCGGTTGTACAAGAGAAGAAGGAGGAAGCTGCTCCTGCTCCTGAGGTAAAAGCAGCACCTGAAAAACAGGAATTTAAAGTTCTGGATAAAATAGATTTGTCACAAATAGAGTCCAGAAACAGACCTGTAAAAAAAGACAAACCAAAAACAGAGGAGAAAAAAGCAGAAGAAAAACCAGTAGTGGAAGAAAAGGTAAAAGAAACTCCAAAACCACCAGTAGTAGAAGCTCCGGCTAAACCTGCTGAGGTAAAAGCTGCCGAACCTGCCAAAATTGAAGAAGAGTCTCAGGAACCTCAGAAAATTGAAACAGTTTATCAAAAACTTGACGGTCCTAAGATTGTTGGGGAAAAAATTGACTTGAGTCAGTTTGCTGATAAATCCAAAGGCGGAGCAAAAAAGAAAAGAAAAAGAATTGAAAAGCCTGGAGGTCCAAACCAACAAGGTGGAAACAATAATAATCAAACAGGACAAGGAAACCGCCCACAAGGGCAGGGTGGACAGAACCGTCCTCAGGGACAAGGAGGCCAAGCAGCTGGCGGAAACCGTTTTGGTAACAACCAGGGTGGACAAAACCGTCCTCAAGGTCAGGGTGGACAAGCCGCTGGAGGAAACCGTTTCGGAAACAACACAGGTAATCGCCCTCCAGGACAAGGTGCTCCAGGAAACCGTCCTCAGGGACAAGGTGGACAAGGCGGAAACCGTTTTGGGAATAACAGACCTGGTCAGAGAACAATGCCTGTTGAGTTGACAGACGAACAAGTTAAAAACCAGATCAAGGAAACTCTTGAAAAATTAACGAATAAAGGAGGTAAATCAAAATCTGCTAAACACAGAAAAGATAAAAGAAATTACCGTAGAGAACAGGACGAACGTCAGCAGGAAATTGATGCGGCAGACAGAACATTAAAAGTAACGGAATTCATCACGGTTGGTGAATTGGCGAGTTTAATGAATGTTTCGCCTACAGAAGTAATCTCTGCTTGTTTCTCATTAGGAGTAATGGTTACCATGAACCAAAGACTGGAAGCTGATACCTTATTGTTGGTAGCTGACGAATTTGGATATAAAATTGAATTCTCTGATGCTGATCTTGAAGAAAGCGACGCAGAAGATGAAATCGATAACGAAGAGGACCTTACTTCAAGAGCTCCGATTGTGACGGTAATGGGACACGTAGACCACGGTAAAACATCGCTACTGGATTACGTAAGAAAAACCAACGTAATTGCCGGTGAATCCGGAGGTATTACACAGCATATCGGTGCTTATAATGTGAAACTGGAAAACGGACAAAGAATTACATTCTTAGATACACCAGGTCACGAAGCCTTTACGGCGATGAGAGCAAGAGGTGCTCAGATCACGGATATTGCAATCATTGTAATTGCTGCCGATGATGATGTGATGCCTCAGACAAAAGAAGCAATTTCCCACGCACAGGCTGCAGGTGTACCAATGATTATCGCATTGAATAAAGTGGACAGGCCAAATGCCAATCCGGACAACATTCGTCAGCAACTTTCGGGTATGAATATCTTGGTTGAAGAATGGGGAGGTAATGTTCAGGCTCAGGAAATTTCGGCGAAATTTGGTAACAATATGGATGTTTTATTGGAAAAAGTTCTACTTCAGGCAGAAATGCTGGATTTAAAAGCTAATCCTAATAGAAATGCCCAAGGTGTTGTTATTGAAGCTTCATTAGATAAAGGAAGAGGATATGTTGCTACCATGTTGGTGCAAACAGGAACTTTAAGGGTTGGAGATTATGTAGTAGCCGGTAAAAACCACGGTAAGGTAAAGGCGATGCTTGATGAAAGAGGTAGAAACCTTACAGAAGCGGGTCCATCCATTCCGGTAACTATTTTAGGTCTTGACGGAGCTCCGACTGCGGGTGATAAATTTAAAGTTTATGAAGATGAAAGTGAAGCTAAAACAATTGCTAATAAGAGAGAGCAGCTTCAGAGAGAACTTTCTATCAGAACTAAAAAACATACGACATTAGAAGAATTAGGAAGAAGAATTGCTTTAGGAGATTTCAAAGAATTGAACATTATCCTTAAAGGTGACGTGGATGGTTCTGTTGAGGCATTATCTGATCAGTTACAAAGACTTTCTACTGCTGAAATCAATGTTAATATCCTTCATAAAGGTGTAGGACAGATCACTGAATCTGATGTAAACTTAGCTGCTGCTTCTGATGCAATTATCATCGGATTCAACGTAAGAGCTGGTGCGAATGCAAAAGATCTTGCAGACAGAGAAGAAATCGAAATCAGAAACTACTCTGTAATTTATGCTGCAATTGAAGAAGTAAAAGAAGCGATGGAAGGTATGCTTTCACCTGAGATTAAAGAACAGGTTATTGGTAATGTTGAGATCAGAGAAGTATTCAAAATTTCTAAGGTTGGAACAATTGCCGGATGTATGGTTCTTTCAGGAAAAGTTACAAGACAATCGAAAGTAAGAGTTCTTCGCGACGGAATTGTAAAATTCGACGGCGAGCTTGAAAGCTTGAAACGTTTCAAAGATGACGTAAAAGAAGTAACAAAAGGCTACGAATGTGGATTGAACCTGAAAGGATACAATGACATCGAAGTCGGTGATATTCTTGAAGTTTATGAAGAGGTTGCTGTGAAGAAGAAACTGAAATAA
- the nusA gene encoding transcription termination factor NusA, which translates to MDNIALIESFGDFKDEKGISKIDLMAIIEDSLKTLLRKRYDSDDHFDVIVNPDKGDFQIFLNKTIVEDEMSEDDDLEIEISEAKKIDPTFEVGEDFTMEIPVAQLGRRNILTLKQILATKLQEHNNAMLYEQFKDRIGEIVIGEIHHIRHKHVILLDDEGNEFILPKENQIPSDFFKKGENIRAIVETVDFKGSKPQIIISRTAPKFLEKLLELEIPEIQDGTIMLKKVVRIPGEKAKIAVDAYDDRIDPVGACVGVKGSRIHGVVRELRNENIDVIQWSKNPEILVKRALGNVTINKIDINEDNNYALVYTPVEEISKVIGKQGQNIRLASWLSGYEIDVHRESSEDDDVELKEFNDDIEQWILDEFKKVGLTTAKSVLDKETESLLNMVDLEEETIEDVKRILREEFED; encoded by the coding sequence ATGGACAATATAGCGTTGATTGAATCCTTTGGTGATTTTAAAGACGAAAAAGGGATCAGTAAGATTGATCTTATGGCAATTATTGAAGATTCGCTGAAGACACTTTTAAGAAAAAGATACGATTCGGATGATCATTTTGATGTGATTGTAAACCCTGATAAAGGAGATTTTCAGATATTTTTGAATAAAACTATTGTTGAGGACGAGATGTCTGAAGATGATGATTTGGAAATTGAAATCTCGGAAGCTAAAAAAATTGACCCTACCTTCGAAGTAGGAGAAGATTTTACGATGGAAATTCCTGTTGCACAGTTGGGAAGAAGAAATATCCTTACTTTGAAACAGATTTTGGCTACGAAATTGCAGGAACACAACAATGCCATGTTGTATGAGCAGTTTAAAGACAGGATCGGGGAAATTGTAATCGGGGAAATCCACCATATCCGTCACAAGCACGTGATTTTGCTGGATGATGAAGGAAACGAATTTATTTTGCCTAAAGAAAATCAGATTCCGTCAGATTTCTTTAAAAAAGGTGAGAATATCAGAGCTATTGTGGAAACAGTAGATTTCAAAGGTTCAAAACCGCAGATTATTATTTCCAGAACTGCACCTAAATTCCTTGAGAAATTATTAGAGCTGGAGATCCCTGAAATTCAGGATGGTACTATTATGCTGAAAAAAGTAGTAAGAATTCCCGGAGAGAAGGCGAAGATTGCAGTGGATGCTTACGACGACAGAATTGATCCCGTAGGAGCCTGTGTGGGTGTGAAAGGATCAAGAATCCACGGAGTGGTAAGAGAGTTGAGAAATGAAAACATCGATGTAATCCAGTGGTCGAAAAACCCTGAGATTTTGGTGAAGAGAGCTCTAGGAAATGTTACTATCAACAAAATTGATATCAATGAGGATAACAACTACGCATTAGTTTATACCCCTGTTGAGGAGATTTCTAAAGTAATCGGAAAACAAGGCCAGAATATCAGACTTGCTTCTTGGTTGTCAGGTTATGAGATTGATGTACACAGAGAATCCAGCGAAGATGATGATGTTGAATTGAAAGAATTCAATGATGATATCGAGCAGTGGATTTTGGATGAATTTAAAAAAGTAGGTCTTACTACTGCAAAATCGGTTTTGGATAAAGAAACTGAAAGTCTACTGAATATGGTTGACTTGGAGGAAGAGACGATTGAAGACGTGAAGCGTATTCTGAGAGAAGAATTTGAAGATTAA
- the rimP gene encoding ribosome assembly cofactor RimP — MEFRKKIEELLNEFLETRKDLFLIDLKFSAGDDITVILDGDNGVSLQDCLDASRAIEFNMDREEHDFSLQVMSAGLSEPLATPRQFAKNLGREIEVLLNDSTKIEGELAKIDEEKITLILRYRKPKDIGKGKVDVEEEKEIPYSEIKKALVTIKF; from the coding sequence ATGGAGTTTAGAAAAAAAATTGAAGAATTATTAAATGAATTCCTTGAAACCAGAAAAGATTTATTTCTTATTGATTTGAAATTTTCTGCGGGGGATGACATTACAGTGATTTTAGATGGTGACAATGGAGTTTCTTTGCAGGACTGCCTTGACGCAAGCCGTGCCATAGAATTCAATATGGATCGTGAGGAGCACGACTTCAGCCTTCAGGTAATGTCTGCGGGACTGAGCGAGCCTCTTGCCACTCCGAGACAGTTTGCCAAAAATTTAGGAAGAGAAATTGAGGTTTTACTTAATGACTCTACGAAAATTGAGGGTGAGCTGGCGAAAATAGATGAAGAAAAGATTACGCTTATTCTGCGTTACCGCAAACCGAAAGATATCGGTAAAGGAAAAGTAGATGTGGAGGAGGAAAAAGAAATTCCGTACTCTGAGATTAAAAAAGCATTAGTAACAATTAAATTTTAA
- a CDS encoding UDP-glucose dehydrogenase family protein, translated as MNITIVGTGYVGLVTGTTLAELGNSVYCVDIDEKKVEGMKNGVVPIYEPNLEEMFLRNIQAERLFFTTDLKEALDKSEVIYLALPTPPGEDGSADLSYVLKVANDIGEMMTEYKVVVNKSTVPVGTADKVREVIASKTQIPFDVVSNPEFLREGFAVEDSMNPARVVVGASSEKAQDIMAKIYQPFTNTGIPIIFMDEKSSELTKYAANSFLAVKITFMNEIANYCEKVGADVDKVRLGMGSDDRIGHRFLFPGIGYGGSCFPKDVKALIRSGKQENFNFQILEATENVNIAQKVILVSEIEKYFGGNIEGKTIAMWGLAFKANTDDIREASSLDNIDLLLKKGAKIVAYDTIAESNVQKVLGDKIQYAKSMYEALESADALFIATEWPEFKNPNFELMAKKMKNKVIFDGRNMYPLEIPEQNGFFYKSIGRKTIVN; from the coding sequence TTGAATATTACCATTGTAGGAACAGGTTATGTAGGATTAGTTACAGGAACTACCTTAGCAGAACTTGGCAATTCAGTATACTGTGTAGATATTGATGAGAAAAAAGTAGAAGGTATGAAAAACGGCGTCGTTCCCATCTATGAGCCGAACCTTGAAGAAATGTTCCTAAGAAACATTCAGGCAGAAAGATTATTCTTCACTACTGATTTAAAGGAAGCCTTAGACAAAAGCGAAGTTATTTATCTGGCCTTACCTACTCCTCCGGGAGAAGACGGATCCGCCGACCTTTCTTATGTACTGAAAGTTGCAAATGATATCGGGGAAATGATGACCGAATATAAGGTTGTCGTTAACAAAAGTACCGTTCCCGTAGGTACAGCAGATAAAGTAAGAGAAGTCATTGCTTCAAAAACTCAAATTCCTTTCGATGTAGTTTCCAATCCGGAATTTTTAAGAGAAGGTTTTGCTGTTGAAGATTCTATGAATCCAGCGAGAGTGGTTGTAGGAGCAAGCTCTGAAAAAGCCCAAGATATTATGGCGAAGATCTATCAGCCATTTACCAATACCGGTATTCCTATTATATTTATGGATGAAAAATCTTCTGAGCTTACAAAATATGCCGCCAATTCATTTTTAGCCGTAAAAATTACCTTTATGAATGAAATCGCCAATTATTGCGAAAAAGTAGGCGCAGACGTTGATAAAGTGAGATTGGGAATGGGAAGTGACGACAGAATCGGGCACAGATTCTTATTTCCGGGCATCGGATATGGCGGAAGCTGTTTTCCGAAAGATGTAAAAGCATTAATAAGATCAGGAAAGCAGGAAAATTTCAATTTTCAGATATTAGAAGCAACAGAAAATGTAAATATTGCCCAAAAAGTAATCCTTGTTTCAGAAATTGAAAAATATTTCGGTGGAAATATCGAAGGTAAGACCATTGCAATGTGGGGATTGGCCTTCAAAGCTAATACAGACGACATCCGCGAAGCTTCATCTTTAGACAATATTGATCTTTTATTAAAAAAAGGCGCAAAAATTGTTGCTTATGATACCATTGCGGAAAGTAACGTTCAAAAAGTTTTAGGAGATAAAATACAATATGCGAAAAGCATGTATGAAGCTCTGGAAAGTGCTGATGCATTATTTATCGCAACAGAATGGCCTGAATTTAAAAACCCTAACTTTGAATTAATGGCTAAGAAAATGAAAAACAAGGTGATTTTCGACGGAAGAAATATGTATCCATTGGAAATCCCTGAGCAGAACGGATTCTTTTATAAGAGTATCGGACGTAAAACAATTGTAAACTAA
- the rfbB gene encoding dTDP-glucose 4,6-dehydratase, which produces MKNIIITGGAGFIGSHVVREFVKNNPNTTIINLDALTYAGNLENLKDIENEPNYVFEKADITKPEELRKIFEKYNPDAVVHLAAESHVDRSITDPMAFISTNVNGTANLLNLCKEFWTLNPDHTHGRFPNEKRTNLFYHISTDEVYGSLGETGFFLETTSYDPQSPYSASKAASDHLVRAYGNTYGMPFIVSNCSNNYGPNHFPEKLIPLCISNIINEKPLPIYGDGKYTRDWLFVIDHARAIHQIFNEAKTGETYNIGGFNEWQNIDLVKELIKQMDAKLGRPEGYSEKLITFVKDRPGHDKRYAIDATKLNQDLGWKPSVTFEEGLGKTIDWYLENKEWLENVTSGNYQAYYEKQYN; this is translated from the coding sequence ATGAAAAATATAATTATTACCGGTGGAGCAGGTTTCATTGGTTCCCACGTTGTAAGAGAGTTTGTAAAAAACAATCCGAACACAACGATTATTAACCTTGACGCTCTAACCTATGCTGGAAATCTGGAAAACTTAAAGGATATTGAAAATGAGCCTAATTATGTTTTCGAAAAAGCAGACATCACAAAACCTGAAGAATTAAGAAAAATATTCGAAAAATACAATCCGGACGCTGTTGTTCACCTGGCTGCAGAAAGTCATGTTGACAGAAGTATCACAGATCCGATGGCGTTTATCAGCACCAACGTAAACGGAACGGCAAACCTCCTGAATCTTTGTAAAGAATTCTGGACCCTGAATCCGGATCACACACACGGAAGATTCCCAAATGAAAAAAGAACCAACCTATTTTACCATATTTCTACAGACGAAGTGTACGGAAGTTTAGGGGAAACAGGTTTCTTTTTGGAAACAACTTCTTACGACCCACAATCTCCATATTCGGCTTCAAAAGCGGCTTCTGACCACTTGGTGAGAGCTTACGGAAATACTTACGGAATGCCGTTTATCGTTTCCAACTGTTCCAATAATTACGGCCCGAATCATTTCCCAGAAAAATTGATTCCGCTTTGTATTTCAAATATTATTAACGAAAAGCCCTTGCCTATCTACGGTGACGGAAAATATACAAGAGACTGGTTATTCGTAATCGACCATGCGAGAGCAATTCATCAGATTTTTAATGAAGCTAAAACTGGAGAAACGTACAATATCGGAGGTTTCAACGAATGGCAGAATATTGATCTCGTAAAAGAATTAATCAAGCAAATGGATGCAAAACTAGGAAGACCGGAAGGTTATTCTGAAAAATTAATCACATTTGTAAAAGACAGACCTGGTCATGACAAGCGTTACGCCATCGATGCAACAAAATTAAATCAGGATCTTGGCTGGAAACCATCTGTAACTTTCGAGGAAGGATTAGGAAAAACCATCGACTGGTATCTTGAAAATAAAGAATGGCTGGAAAATGTGACTTCTGGTAATTATCAGGCTTATTACGAGAAACAATATAATTAA
- the rfbA gene encoding glucose-1-phosphate thymidylyltransferase RfbA — protein MKGIILAGGSGTRLYPLTIAVSKQLMPVYDKPMIYYPLSTLLLAGIKDILIITTPHDQEGFVKLLGDGSQIGCNIEYVVQPSPDGLAQAFILGDKFIGDDAAALVLGDNIFYGSEMGTLLKDKTNPDGGVVFAYHVSDPERYGVVEFDDDFKAVSIEEKPLKPKSNYAVPGLYFYDNNVVEIAKNIKPSHRGELEITDVNNVYLQKGKLEVGVLDRGTAWLDTGTFDSLNDASEFVRVIEKRQGFKIGCIEEIAFRNKFINEEKLLETATKYGKSGYGEYLKQLVNK, from the coding sequence ATGAAAGGAATAATATTAGCCGGAGGTTCCGGAACAAGACTTTACCCTCTTACCATCGCAGTCAGCAAGCAACTTATGCCTGTTTATGACAAACCGATGATCTATTATCCACTGTCAACCTTATTATTGGCAGGAATTAAAGATATTTTAATCATCACGACACCGCATGACCAGGAAGGTTTTGTTAAGCTTTTAGGTGATGGCTCACAAATTGGATGTAATATTGAATATGTAGTGCAGCCAAGTCCAGACGGATTAGCCCAAGCTTTTATTTTAGGAGATAAATTTATCGGAGACGATGCTGCGGCATTAGTTTTAGGTGACAATATATTCTATGGCTCCGAGATGGGAACTTTACTTAAAGACAAAACAAATCCGGATGGAGGTGTTGTCTTCGCTTATCACGTTTCAGATCCGGAAAGATATGGTGTTGTAGAATTTGACGATGATTTTAAGGCGGTTTCCATTGAAGAAAAACCGTTGAAACCAAAATCAAACTACGCTGTTCCGGGATTGTATTTCTACGACAATAATGTTGTTGAAATTGCAAAAAACATCAAGCCTTCTCACAGAGGCGAGCTCGAAATCACAGACGTGAACAATGTTTATCTTCAGAAAGGAAAACTTGAAGTAGGTGTTCTGGACAGAGGTACAGCGTGGCTGGATACAGGAACTTTTGATTCCCTGAACGACGCTTCAGAATTTGTAAGAGTAATTGAAAAAAGACAAGGCTTCAAAATCGGATGCATTGAAGAGATTGCTTTCAGAAATAAATTCATTAATGAAGAAAAGTTACTGGAAACGGCCACTAAATATGGAAAAAGCGGTTACGGTGAATACTTAAAACAATTAGTTAACAAATAA
- a CDS encoding ABC transporter permease produces MSEPQQKWTETIEANHSLFDLKLKEVWRYKDLVYMFVKRDFISSFKQTILGPIWFFINPILTTIVYLIVFGRIANLPTDGAPPLLFYLAGVTLWNYFSSCLLGTSSTFIGNANIFGKVYFPRLVTPLSIVISNLMRFGVQFVLFIIGWAYYLSKGEVHPNLWILATPFLVILMALFALGVGMIFSALTTKYKDLSMLLGFGVSLYMYATPVIYPTSALPGFFKKISFYNPLTGIFECFKYAWLGVGDFSPMMLIISTCIILTLLMLGTLIFNKVEKTFMDTV; encoded by the coding sequence ATGAGTGAACCACAACAAAAGTGGACTGAAACGATTGAAGCCAACCATTCTTTATTTGATTTAAAATTAAAAGAAGTCTGGAGATACAAAGACCTTGTTTACATGTTTGTAAAAAGAGACTTTATATCCAGTTTTAAGCAAACAATTTTAGGACCGATCTGGTTTTTTATTAATCCTATTCTTACAACGATTGTTTATCTGATCGTTTTCGGAAGAATAGCAAATCTCCCTACAGATGGTGCTCCGCCATTACTTTTTTATCTTGCAGGAGTTACCCTTTGGAACTACTTTTCATCGTGTCTTTTAGGAACCTCATCCACATTTATAGGAAATGCCAATATTTTTGGCAAGGTATATTTCCCGAGACTCGTGACACCACTGTCTATTGTTATATCCAATCTGATGCGTTTCGGGGTCCAGTTTGTACTGTTCATCATTGGATGGGCTTATTATTTGTCCAAAGGCGAAGTACATCCTAATCTATGGATCTTAGCAACTCCGTTTCTGGTGATTTTAATGGCACTCTTTGCTCTTGGTGTGGGTATGATTTTTTCTGCATTAACGACAAAATATAAAGATTTAAGCATGTTGCTGGGATTCGGGGTCAGCTTGTATATGTATGCAACACCGGTGATTTATCCTACATCAGCTTTACCGGGATTCTTTAAAAAGATATCTTTTTATAATCCTCTGACCGGTATTTTTGAATGCTTCAAATATGCCTGGCTAGGCGTAGGCGATTTCTCTCCAATGATGTTGATTATCAGCACATGCATTATTTTAACTCTATTAATGCTTGGTACGCTCATTTTCAATAAAGTTGAGAAAACTTTCATGGACACAGTTTAA
- a CDS encoding ABC transporter ATP-binding protein yields MLALKAENISKQYRLGQVGTGTLSHDLNRFWHKVRGKEDPYLKIGDANDRTTKGTSEYVWSLRDINFEIEQGDAVGIIGRNGAGKSTLLKLLSKVTKPTTGQIYTNGRIASLLEVGTGFHPEMTGRENVFLNGAILGMTRKEITRKFDEIVDFSGVERYIDTPVKRYSSGMYVRLAFAVAAHLESEILIVDEVLAVGDADFQKKCLGKMNDVTKGEGRTILFVSHNMTAVKELCSKGILLTHGNLQYEGDMLNTIIEYQKTSAKASSYHYNGNINEALGNENIRIKEFSVKPITGQLIDIDSGVRVKLVFHNYCPNITLDSTFELRTYEELVIFHVGKALSENNDSRVGEYTVEFDIPAGLLNAGNYYFKLYFGKDQTVLLYGIDNFVGFEVENVKVGNKMHIYPGVTRPHFDYKVDFHG; encoded by the coding sequence ATGCTGGCTTTAAAAGCAGAAAACATATCAAAACAATATCGTCTGGGACAAGTGGGAACAGGCACACTATCCCATGACCTCAACCGGTTTTGGCACAAAGTAAGAGGAAAAGAAGATCCTTACCTGAAAATAGGTGATGCCAATGACAGAACCACAAAAGGAACTTCGGAATATGTTTGGTCACTTCGGGATATTAATTTCGAAATTGAGCAGGGAGACGCCGTTGGTATCATTGGAAGAAATGGCGCCGGAAAATCTACCCTTTTAAAACTTTTAAGTAAAGTAACAAAACCCACAACTGGCCAAATATACACCAACGGAAGAATCGCTTCACTGTTGGAAGTAGGAACAGGTTTTCACCCTGAAATGACGGGCCGTGAAAATGTTTTCCTTAATGGTGCCATTTTAGGGATGACACGAAAAGAAATCACAAGAAAGTTTGACGAAATTGTAGATTTCTCAGGTGTTGAAAGGTATATTGACACTCCCGTAAAAAGATATTCTTCGGGGATGTATGTTCGTCTTGCCTTTGCGGTGGCTGCACACTTAGAATCTGAAATTTTGATCGTTGATGAAGTTTTAGCTGTAGGTGATGCGGATTTCCAGAAAAAATGCCTGGGGAAAATGAATGACGTTACAAAGGGGGAAGGCAGAACTATTCTTTTCGTAAGCCACAATATGACAGCGGTGAAAGAGCTGTGCAGTAAAGGTATACTTCTTACTCACGGTAACCTTCAATATGAAGGTGACATGCTGAATACAATTATTGAATATCAAAAAACCAGCGCCAAAGCAAGTTCTTATCATTACAATGGTAACATTAATGAAGCTTTAGGAAACGAAAACATCAGAATAAAAGAATTTTCCGTAAAACCTATCACCGGCCAGCTGATTGATATTGATTCCGGAGTGCGCGTAAAACTGGTTTTTCACAATTATTGTCCTAATATTACCCTTGATTCCACCTTTGAATTAAGGACTTACGAGGAGTTGGTAATTTTCCATGTGGGAAAAGCATTATCAGAAAACAACGATTCAAGAGTCGGAGAATATACCGTAGAATTTGACATACCAGCCGGCCTTTTGAACGCTGGAAACTACTACTTTAAACTATATTTCGGGAAAGATCAAACCGTATTGTTATATGGAATCGACAATTTTGTCGGTTTTGAAGTAGAAAACGTAAAGGTAGGAAACAAAATGCATATCTATCCGGGTGTTACAAGACCTCATTTTGATTATAAAGTAGATTTCCATGGATAA